The following are encoded in a window of Primulina eburnea isolate SZY01 chromosome 4, ASM2296580v1, whole genome shotgun sequence genomic DNA:
- the LOC140830827 gene encoding trafficking protein particle complex II-specific subunit 130 homolog isoform X1 — protein sequence MAAFLPQYQIIKTCDHVVLAVEDFSDLWPVIKKGFEERLPFRSVFLNNKTRNPVMVDELPAEFILTTDARLRSRFPQEQSLFWFREPYATIVLVTCEDLDEFKNILKPRLKLIVQNDEREWFIVYVSKAPAHNDQATKMAKKVYAKLELDFSSKKRERCCKLDIHGPDANFWDGLEAKIVECIRNTLDKRIQFYEEEIRKLSEMRFMPVWNFCNFFILKESLAFMFEIAHLHEDALREYDELELCYLETVNMVGRRRDFGGLEPEDDQAILLDPGKKALTQIVQDDTFREFEFRQYLFACQAKLLFKLSRPFEVASRGYSFIISFSKALAVHESTFPFCMREVWVITACLAVIDATAAHYKDGLATPDVEKEFYRVQGELYTLCRSKFMRLAYLIGYGADIETSPVNSASLSTLPWPKPGVWPSLPSNASSEVLAKEKMILQETSRPKHFDIQRRPLPLEPSLLLREANRRRASLSAGNMFELFDARPNAVESSGLISPSPKVNALSMSRTLSSPGNFEGTIDRPMRLAEIYVAAEHALRNTISDAELWKSFSSVAEFEKKYLELSKGAANNYHNSWWKRHGVVLDGEIAVVYHKRSNYDIAANLYEKVCALYAGEGWENLLAEVLPNLAECQKILNDQAGYLSSCVRLLSLDKGLFSLKERQAFQSEVVRLAHGEMEHPVPLDVSSLITFSGNPGPALELCDGDPGILSVTLWSGFPDDMTVESLSLTLTATHNTDEGAKAIKSSDAIVLMPGKNTITLPVPPQKPGSYVLGALTGHIGQLNFRSHSFSRVGPVDTDDFMSYEKPTRPILKVAKPRPLVDLTAAISSALLMNELQWVGIIVTPINYSLKGAVLHIDTGPGLRIEEAHGFEIEKHREEASQNRANMADPEYCLSHTGAEVNKLALEDGNIRLPDWASNITSVLWIPLQAVSDGIARGATAGMVVPQGQSLVDGLRMIALKLEFGVSHNQTFEKTIAVHFTDPFDVSTRVIDKCDEGTLLLQVILQSQVKASLTVHDAWLDLQDCFDHTGKGNGRPVSRFFPLIVSPKSKAGMLFSICLADTSTNDDTKELRPDSILNIRYKICGSRKLGAHTPVADGLSESGTDEQLFFTFRSALTLQRPVLDPCLAVGFLPLPSSGLRVGQFVTIEWRVERLKNMVNGAADFDEVLYEVNVNPENWMIAGRKRGYISLSTKQGSRIVVSILFLPLVAGYVHPPQLGLPNVEEANISCNPRGPHLVCVLPPALSSSLCIPA from the exons ATGGCGGCTTTCTTACCTCAGTATCAGATTATCAAGACCTGTGATCACGTTGTTCTTGCCG TTGAGGATTTCAGTGACCTGTGGCCTGTCATCAAGAAGGGATTTGAAGAACGGCTACCATTTAGAAGTGTTTTTCTGAACAATAAAACCCGCAATCCGGTTATGGTCGATGAACTACCCGCAGAATTCATATTGACTACTGATGCACGACTCCGTAGTCGGTTTCCACAAGAGCAATCGTTGTTTTGGTTTCGGGAACCATATGCTACAATCGTTCTTGTTACTTGTGAG GATCTTGACGAGTTTAAGAACATTCTTAAACCACGCTTGAAACTGATAGTTCAAAATGATGAACGAGAATGGTTTATTGTTTATGTGTCTAAAGCACCGGCTCACAATGATCAGGCCACCAAGATGGCCAAAAAGGTGTATGCCAAACTTGAACTTGATTTTAGCTCGAAGAAAAGGGAAAG GTGCTGCAAACTAGATATCCACGGGCCTGATGCAAATTTCTGGGATGGCTTGGAGGCCAAAATCGTCGAGTGCATCAGAAACACACTTGATAAACGCATTCAATTTTATGAAGAGGAAATCCGAAAGCTCAGTGAAATGCGATTCATGCCAGTTTGGAACTTCTGCAACTTCTTTATCCTAAAG GAAAGTCTGGCTTTTATGTTTGAAATTGCTCATCTACATGAAGATGCATTGCGTGAATACGATGAGCTGGAACTTTGCTATTTAGAAACAG TTAATATGGTTGGAAGACGAAGGGATTTTGGAGGATTGGAGCCAGAAGATGATCAAGCTATTCTTCTTGACCCAGGGAAAAAGGCATTAACTCAGATTGTTCAAGATGACACATTTAGAGAGTTTGAATTCAGGCAATACCTCTTTGCTTGTCAAGCAAAG TTACTTTTCAAATTAAGTCGTCCATTTGAGGTTGCATCAAGGGGTTATTCATTCATAATTAGCTTTTCAAAGGCATTGGCAGTGCATGAG AGTACATTTCCTTTTTGTATGCGTGAAGTATGGGTAATTACTGCTTGCTTGGCTGTGATTGATGCGACTGCTGCTCATTATAAAGATGGATTAGCAACACCTGACGTGGAGAAGGAGTTTTACCGTGTTCAAGGGGAACTTTATACTTTATGCCGGAGTAAG TTTATGAGGCTAGCATACTTAATTGGCTATGGAGCAGATATAGAAACAAGTCCGGTCAACAG CGCTTCACTTAGCACGTTACCGTGGCCGAAGCCAGGAGTTTGGCCTTCACTTCCATCCAATGCTTCATCTGAGGTGCTTGCAAAAGAAAAG ATGATACTTCAAGAAACTTCACGGCCTAAACACTTTGACATTCAGAGGAGGCCACTGCCTCTCGAGCCATCTCTTCTTCTGCGTGAGGCAAATCGTCGTAGGGCTTCTCTATCTGCTGGAAATATGTTTGAATTGTTTGATGCTCGTCCAAATGCCGTGGAGAG TTCAGGACTAATATCCCCGTCGCCAAAAGTGAATGCCTTATCCATGTCGCGGACCCTTTCTTCACCTGGCAATTTTGAGGGTACAATTGACCGGCCTATGAGGCTTGCTGAAATATATGTTGCTGCTGAGCATGCCTTACGGAATACAATTTCTGATGCTGAATTGTGGAAATCATTTTCTTCTGTTGCTGAATTTGAG AAAAAATATTTGGAACTGTCAAAAGGTGCGGCAAATAATTACCATAATTCGTGGTGGAAGAGACATGGGGTTGTCCTTGATGGTGAAATTGCTGTGGTCTACCATAAGCGCTCAAATTATGATATTGCGGCAAATCTGTATGAGAAAGTTTGTGCACTTTATGCGGGTGAAGGATGGGAGAACTTATTGGCAGAAGTCCTCCCAAATTTGGCAGAGTGTCAAAAGATACTGAATGATCAAGCTGGCTATTTATCTTCTTGTGTGAGATTGTTGTCGTTGGATAAAGGATTATTCTCATTAAAAGAGCGACAAGCATTTCAATCTGAAGTCGTCCGTCTTGCTCATGGTGAAATGGAGCACCCTGTGCCCCTAGATGTTTCATCCTTGATAACATTTTCTGGCAATCCAGGGCCTGCTTTGGAGCTTTGTGATGGGGACCCTGGTATTCTCTCTGTAACATTGTGGAGTGGATTTCCAGATGATATGACTGTTGAATCACTTAGTCTTACGCTGACAGCAACACATAATACCGATGAAGGAGCCAAG GCAATAAAGAGCTCCGATGCTATCGTCCTAATGCCTGGGAAGAATACAATCACCCTTCCAGTGCCCCCTCAGAAACCTGGTTCCTATGTATTGGGGGCTCTCACAGGACATATCGGTCAATTAAATTTCAGATCTCATAGTTTTTCAAGGGTTGGCCCTGTGGACACTGACGATTTTATGAGTTACGAGAAACCAACAAGGCCAATCTTGAAG GTGGCAAAACCAAGGCCTTTGGTTGATCTTACTGCTGCTATTTCATCTGCTTTGCTGATGAATGAATTGCAGTGGGTTGGAATAATTGTTACACCAATTAACTACTCTCTGAAGGGTGCTGTACTGCACATAGACACTGGTCCTGGCTTGAGGATTGAGGAGGCTCATGGCTTTGAGATAGAAAAGCACAGAGAAGAAGCGTCACAGAATAGAGCCAACATGGCTGATCCAGAGTATTGCCTTTCTCATACTGGAGCTGAAGTCAATAAATTGGCTCTCGAAGATGGCAACATCAGGTTACCCGATTGGGCAAGCAACATTACTTCAGTTTTATGGATTCCACTGCAGGCTGTTAGTGATGGGATAGCTAGGGGAGCAACTGCTG GGATGGTTGTACCCCAAGGACAGAGTTTAGTGGATggtttgaggatgatagctcTGAAACTTGAGTTTGGAGTTTCTCATAACCAGACATTTGAAAA GACAATTGCTGTGCATTTTACAGATCCTTTTGATGTGAGTACACGTGTTATAGACAAATGCGATGAGGGTACTCTGCTTTTGCAG GTCATACTGCAGTCCCAGGTGAAAGCTTCGCTTACCGTCCATGATGCTTGGCTGGACCTTCAAGATTGCTTTGATCATACTGGCAAAGGCAATGGAAGACCAGTCTCCAGGTTCTTTCCATTGATTGTTTCTCCTAAATCCAAAGCTGGAATGCTGTTTAGCATCTGCTTGGCAGACACATCGACCAATG ATGATACAAAGGAGTTGCGTCCAGATAGTATATTAAATATCAGATACAAAATTTGTGGATCTAGAAAGCTTGGAGCTCACACCCCTGTGGCTGATGGACTTTCAGAATCTGGTACTGATGAACAACTATTCTTCACCTTTAGGAGCGCCCTTACTTTACAGAGACCAGTGCTGGACCCTTGCCTTGCTGTTGGTTTCCTTCCTCTCCCTTCAAGCGGTCTCCGAGTTGGACAATTTGTGACCATTGAATGGAGGGTTGAAAGGTTAAAGAATATGGTGAATGGTGCTGCTGACTTT GATGAGGTGTTATACGAAGTCAATGTTAATCCTGAGAACTGGATGATTGCAGGAAGAAAAAGAGGATACATTTCACTCTCCACAAAACAAG GTTCAAGAATCGTGGTCTCAATATTGTTCTTGCCCTTGGTGGCTGGATACGTTCACCCTCCTCAACTTGGCTTGCCAAACGTAGAAGAAGCAAATATAAGCTGCAATCCACGAGGACCGCACTTGGTTTGTGTTTTGCCTCCTGCACTTAGTTCCTCTTTATGTATACCTGCTTGA
- the LOC140830827 gene encoding trafficking protein particle complex II-specific subunit 130 homolog isoform X2, with protein MVDELPAEFILTTDARLRSRFPQEQSLFWFREPYATIVLVTCEDLDEFKNILKPRLKLIVQNDEREWFIVYVSKAPAHNDQATKMAKKVYAKLELDFSSKKRERCCKLDIHGPDANFWDGLEAKIVECIRNTLDKRIQFYEEEIRKLSEMRFMPVWNFCNFFILKESLAFMFEIAHLHEDALREYDELELCYLETVNMVGRRRDFGGLEPEDDQAILLDPGKKALTQIVQDDTFREFEFRQYLFACQAKLLFKLSRPFEVASRGYSFIISFSKALAVHESTFPFCMREVWVITACLAVIDATAAHYKDGLATPDVEKEFYRVQGELYTLCRSKFMRLAYLIGYGADIETSPVNSASLSTLPWPKPGVWPSLPSNASSEVLAKEKMILQETSRPKHFDIQRRPLPLEPSLLLREANRRRASLSAGNMFELFDARPNAVESSGLISPSPKVNALSMSRTLSSPGNFEGTIDRPMRLAEIYVAAEHALRNTISDAELWKSFSSVAEFEKKYLELSKGAANNYHNSWWKRHGVVLDGEIAVVYHKRSNYDIAANLYEKVCALYAGEGWENLLAEVLPNLAECQKILNDQAGYLSSCVRLLSLDKGLFSLKERQAFQSEVVRLAHGEMEHPVPLDVSSLITFSGNPGPALELCDGDPGILSVTLWSGFPDDMTVESLSLTLTATHNTDEGAKAIKSSDAIVLMPGKNTITLPVPPQKPGSYVLGALTGHIGQLNFRSHSFSRVGPVDTDDFMSYEKPTRPILKVAKPRPLVDLTAAISSALLMNELQWVGIIVTPINYSLKGAVLHIDTGPGLRIEEAHGFEIEKHREEASQNRANMADPEYCLSHTGAEVNKLALEDGNIRLPDWASNITSVLWIPLQAVSDGIARGATAGMVVPQGQSLVDGLRMIALKLEFGVSHNQTFEKTIAVHFTDPFDVSTRVIDKCDEGTLLLQVILQSQVKASLTVHDAWLDLQDCFDHTGKGNGRPVSRFFPLIVSPKSKAGMLFSICLADTSTNDDTKELRPDSILNIRYKICGSRKLGAHTPVADGLSESGTDEQLFFTFRSALTLQRPVLDPCLAVGFLPLPSSGLRVGQFVTIEWRVERLKNMVNGAADFDEVLYEVNVNPENWMIAGRKRGYISLSTKQGSRIVVSILFLPLVAGYVHPPQLGLPNVEEANISCNPRGPHLVCVLPPALSSSLCIPA; from the exons ATGGTCGATGAACTACCCGCAGAATTCATATTGACTACTGATGCACGACTCCGTAGTCGGTTTCCACAAGAGCAATCGTTGTTTTGGTTTCGGGAACCATATGCTACAATCGTTCTTGTTACTTGTGAG GATCTTGACGAGTTTAAGAACATTCTTAAACCACGCTTGAAACTGATAGTTCAAAATGATGAACGAGAATGGTTTATTGTTTATGTGTCTAAAGCACCGGCTCACAATGATCAGGCCACCAAGATGGCCAAAAAGGTGTATGCCAAACTTGAACTTGATTTTAGCTCGAAGAAAAGGGAAAG GTGCTGCAAACTAGATATCCACGGGCCTGATGCAAATTTCTGGGATGGCTTGGAGGCCAAAATCGTCGAGTGCATCAGAAACACACTTGATAAACGCATTCAATTTTATGAAGAGGAAATCCGAAAGCTCAGTGAAATGCGATTCATGCCAGTTTGGAACTTCTGCAACTTCTTTATCCTAAAG GAAAGTCTGGCTTTTATGTTTGAAATTGCTCATCTACATGAAGATGCATTGCGTGAATACGATGAGCTGGAACTTTGCTATTTAGAAACAG TTAATATGGTTGGAAGACGAAGGGATTTTGGAGGATTGGAGCCAGAAGATGATCAAGCTATTCTTCTTGACCCAGGGAAAAAGGCATTAACTCAGATTGTTCAAGATGACACATTTAGAGAGTTTGAATTCAGGCAATACCTCTTTGCTTGTCAAGCAAAG TTACTTTTCAAATTAAGTCGTCCATTTGAGGTTGCATCAAGGGGTTATTCATTCATAATTAGCTTTTCAAAGGCATTGGCAGTGCATGAG AGTACATTTCCTTTTTGTATGCGTGAAGTATGGGTAATTACTGCTTGCTTGGCTGTGATTGATGCGACTGCTGCTCATTATAAAGATGGATTAGCAACACCTGACGTGGAGAAGGAGTTTTACCGTGTTCAAGGGGAACTTTATACTTTATGCCGGAGTAAG TTTATGAGGCTAGCATACTTAATTGGCTATGGAGCAGATATAGAAACAAGTCCGGTCAACAG CGCTTCACTTAGCACGTTACCGTGGCCGAAGCCAGGAGTTTGGCCTTCACTTCCATCCAATGCTTCATCTGAGGTGCTTGCAAAAGAAAAG ATGATACTTCAAGAAACTTCACGGCCTAAACACTTTGACATTCAGAGGAGGCCACTGCCTCTCGAGCCATCTCTTCTTCTGCGTGAGGCAAATCGTCGTAGGGCTTCTCTATCTGCTGGAAATATGTTTGAATTGTTTGATGCTCGTCCAAATGCCGTGGAGAG TTCAGGACTAATATCCCCGTCGCCAAAAGTGAATGCCTTATCCATGTCGCGGACCCTTTCTTCACCTGGCAATTTTGAGGGTACAATTGACCGGCCTATGAGGCTTGCTGAAATATATGTTGCTGCTGAGCATGCCTTACGGAATACAATTTCTGATGCTGAATTGTGGAAATCATTTTCTTCTGTTGCTGAATTTGAG AAAAAATATTTGGAACTGTCAAAAGGTGCGGCAAATAATTACCATAATTCGTGGTGGAAGAGACATGGGGTTGTCCTTGATGGTGAAATTGCTGTGGTCTACCATAAGCGCTCAAATTATGATATTGCGGCAAATCTGTATGAGAAAGTTTGTGCACTTTATGCGGGTGAAGGATGGGAGAACTTATTGGCAGAAGTCCTCCCAAATTTGGCAGAGTGTCAAAAGATACTGAATGATCAAGCTGGCTATTTATCTTCTTGTGTGAGATTGTTGTCGTTGGATAAAGGATTATTCTCATTAAAAGAGCGACAAGCATTTCAATCTGAAGTCGTCCGTCTTGCTCATGGTGAAATGGAGCACCCTGTGCCCCTAGATGTTTCATCCTTGATAACATTTTCTGGCAATCCAGGGCCTGCTTTGGAGCTTTGTGATGGGGACCCTGGTATTCTCTCTGTAACATTGTGGAGTGGATTTCCAGATGATATGACTGTTGAATCACTTAGTCTTACGCTGACAGCAACACATAATACCGATGAAGGAGCCAAG GCAATAAAGAGCTCCGATGCTATCGTCCTAATGCCTGGGAAGAATACAATCACCCTTCCAGTGCCCCCTCAGAAACCTGGTTCCTATGTATTGGGGGCTCTCACAGGACATATCGGTCAATTAAATTTCAGATCTCATAGTTTTTCAAGGGTTGGCCCTGTGGACACTGACGATTTTATGAGTTACGAGAAACCAACAAGGCCAATCTTGAAG GTGGCAAAACCAAGGCCTTTGGTTGATCTTACTGCTGCTATTTCATCTGCTTTGCTGATGAATGAATTGCAGTGGGTTGGAATAATTGTTACACCAATTAACTACTCTCTGAAGGGTGCTGTACTGCACATAGACACTGGTCCTGGCTTGAGGATTGAGGAGGCTCATGGCTTTGAGATAGAAAAGCACAGAGAAGAAGCGTCACAGAATAGAGCCAACATGGCTGATCCAGAGTATTGCCTTTCTCATACTGGAGCTGAAGTCAATAAATTGGCTCTCGAAGATGGCAACATCAGGTTACCCGATTGGGCAAGCAACATTACTTCAGTTTTATGGATTCCACTGCAGGCTGTTAGTGATGGGATAGCTAGGGGAGCAACTGCTG GGATGGTTGTACCCCAAGGACAGAGTTTAGTGGATggtttgaggatgatagctcTGAAACTTGAGTTTGGAGTTTCTCATAACCAGACATTTGAAAA GACAATTGCTGTGCATTTTACAGATCCTTTTGATGTGAGTACACGTGTTATAGACAAATGCGATGAGGGTACTCTGCTTTTGCAG GTCATACTGCAGTCCCAGGTGAAAGCTTCGCTTACCGTCCATGATGCTTGGCTGGACCTTCAAGATTGCTTTGATCATACTGGCAAAGGCAATGGAAGACCAGTCTCCAGGTTCTTTCCATTGATTGTTTCTCCTAAATCCAAAGCTGGAATGCTGTTTAGCATCTGCTTGGCAGACACATCGACCAATG ATGATACAAAGGAGTTGCGTCCAGATAGTATATTAAATATCAGATACAAAATTTGTGGATCTAGAAAGCTTGGAGCTCACACCCCTGTGGCTGATGGACTTTCAGAATCTGGTACTGATGAACAACTATTCTTCACCTTTAGGAGCGCCCTTACTTTACAGAGACCAGTGCTGGACCCTTGCCTTGCTGTTGGTTTCCTTCCTCTCCCTTCAAGCGGTCTCCGAGTTGGACAATTTGTGACCATTGAATGGAGGGTTGAAAGGTTAAAGAATATGGTGAATGGTGCTGCTGACTTT GATGAGGTGTTATACGAAGTCAATGTTAATCCTGAGAACTGGATGATTGCAGGAAGAAAAAGAGGATACATTTCACTCTCCACAAAACAAG GTTCAAGAATCGTGGTCTCAATATTGTTCTTGCCCTTGGTGGCTGGATACGTTCACCCTCCTCAACTTGGCTTGCCAAACGTAGAAGAAGCAAATATAAGCTGCAATCCACGAGGACCGCACTTGGTTTGTGTTTTGCCTCCTGCACTTAGTTCCTCTTTATGTATACCTGCTTGA